From Brachionichthys hirsutus isolate HB-005 chromosome 7, CSIRO-AGI_Bhir_v1, whole genome shotgun sequence, the proteins below share one genomic window:
- the cxcl12a gene encoding chemokine (C-X-C motif) ligand 12a (stromal cell-derived factor 1), whose translation MDVKLLAVVVALTAVTYVPPSQGKPISLVERCYCRSTVSSLPRGYIRELRFIHTPNCPFQVIAKLKTNKEVCMNPEIRWLQQYLRSAINKMKKSKKTN comes from the exons ATGGACGTGAAACTGCTGGCGGTCGTGGTTGCGCTCACGGCGGTGACTTACGTGCCTCCATCACAAG gAAAGCCCATCAGTCTGGTGGAGAGATGCTACTGTCGCTCAACAGTCAGCAGCCTCCCGCGAGGCTACATCCGAGAGCTCAGGTTCATCCACACGCCCAACTGCCCTTTCCAAGTGAT TGCCaagctgaaaacaaacaaagaggtgTGCATGAACCCAGAGATCCGGTGGCTGCAGCAGTACCTGAGGAGCGCCATCAACAA GATGAAGAAATCCAAGAAGACCAACTAA